The Rattus rattus isolate New Zealand chromosome 1, Rrattus_CSIRO_v1, whole genome shotgun sequence genome includes a region encoding these proteins:
- the Slc2a5 gene encoding solute carrier family 2, facilitated glucose transporter member 5 yields MEKEDQEKTGKLTLVLALATFLAAFGSSFQYGYNVAAVNSPSEFMQQFYNDTYYDRNKENIESFTLTLLWSLTVSMFPFGGFIGSLMVGFLVNKLGRKGALLFNNIFSILPAILMGCSKIAKSFEIIIASRLLVGICAGISSNVVPMYLGELAPKNLRGALGVVPQLFITVGILVAQLFGLRSVLASEEGWPILLGLTGVPAGLQLLLLPFFPESPRYLLIQKKNESAAEKALQTLRGWKDVDMEMEEIRKEDEAEKAAGFISVWKLFRMQSLRWQLISTIVLMAGQQLSGVNAIYYYADQIYLSAGVKSNDVQYVTAGTGAVNVFMTMVTVFVVELWGRRILLLIGFSTCLTACIVLTAALALQNTISWMPYVSIVCVIVYVVGHAVGPSPIPALFITEIFLQSSRPSAYMIGGSVHWLSNFIVGLIFPFIQVGLGPYSFIIFAIICLLTTIYIFMIVPETKGRTFVEINQIFAKKNKVSDVYPEKEEKELNDLPPATLEQ; encoded by the exons atggagaaagaggatcaagAGAAGACAGGG AAGCTGACCCTGGTGCTTGCCCTGGCAActttcctagctgcctttggTTCCTCCTTCCAGTATGGGTACAACGTGGCTGCCGTCAACTCGCCCTCAGAG TTCATGCAGCAGTTCTACAACGACACCTACTACGACAGAAACAAGGAGAACATTGAGTCCTTCACCCTGACGCTGCTGTGGTCCCTGACTGTCTCCATGTTCCCCTTCGGAGGTTTTATAGGATCTCTCATGGTTGGATTCTTGGTGAATAAGTTGGGCAG AAAAGGGGCCTTACTGTTCAACAACATATTCTCCATCCTGCCAGCCATCTTGATGGGGTGCAGCAAAATTGCCAAATCCTTTGAGATAATAATTGCTTCCAGACTTCTGGTTGGAATATGTGCAG GTATATCTTCCAATGTGGTCCCCATGTACTTAGGCGAGCTAGCCCCCAAAAACCTTCGAGGGGCTCTTGGAGTGGTTCCTCAGCTCTTCATCACTGTGGGCATCCTTGTGGCCCAGCTGTTTGGCCTTCGGAGTGTCTTGGCAAGCGAGGAAG GCTGGCCAATCCTCCTGGGTCTGACTGGAGTCCCTGCCGGCCTGCAGCTCCTCTTGCTGCCCTTCTTTCCTGAGAGTCCCCGCTACCTGCTGattcagaagaaaaatgaatccGCTGCTGAGAAAG ccCTTCAGACCCTTCGAGGTTGGAAAGATGTGGacatggagatggaggagatccGGAAGGAGGATGAGGCTGAGAAGGCGGCAGGCTTCATCTCTGTGTGGAAGCTGTTCCGCATGCAGTCCCTCCGCTGGCAACTCATCTCCACGATCGTCCTCATGGCCGGCCAGCAGCTGTCAGGAGTGAACGCG ATTTACTACTACGCTGACCAGATCTACCTCAGCGCAGGGGTGAAAAGCAACGACGTCCAATATGTGACGGCTGGGACTGGGGCCGTCAACGTGTTCATGACCATGGTCACG GTCTTTGTGGTAGAGCTCTGGGGACGTCGGATTCTTCTCCTCATCGGCTTCTCCACCTGCCTCACAGCTTGCATAGTGCTGACGGCCGCACTGGCACTGCAG AACACCATCTCCTGGATGCCCTATGTCAGCATCGTCTGTGTCATTGTCTACGTCGTAGGACATGCCGTGGGGCCCA GTCCCATCCCTGCCCTGTTCATCACCGAGATCTTCCTGCAGTCCTCCCGGCCGTCCGCCTACATGATCGGAGGCAGCGTCCACTGGCTCTCTAACTTCATCGTGGGTCTCATCTTCCCATTCATTCAA GTGGGCCTTGGTCCTTACAGCTTCATCATCTTTGCGATTATATGTCTCCTCACCACCATCTACATCTTCATGATCGTCCCAGAGACCAAGGGCAGGACGTTTGTCGAGATCAACCAGATTTTTGCCAAGAAGAACAAGGTGTCGGACGTATATccggagaaggaggaaaaggagcttAATGACCTCCCACCTGCTACCCTGGAGCAGTAG